From Candidatus Cloacimonadota bacterium:
ATCTTTGTAATTTCCCATACCATAGCCCAGAACTGTCAGGAAAACGCCTTCATTACGGTTTGATTCGATCAAATCCGATAAGTGTGCCCGAGAAGATGCTCCCACGTTAAAATCACCGTCTGTGCACAGGATTATACGGTTGTTACCGTTTGGAATCAAATTCTCTTTAGCTATCTTGTAAGCAAGCTGTATACCTGCTCCACCAGCGGTAGAACCACCGGCGTGAAGTGTATCCAAAGCGTCGAATATTGCTTTTTTGTTGTTTCCGGATGTAGAGGGCAAAACTTCTCCGGCAGCTCCGGCATATACCACTATCGCTACCTTGTCGTTACCACGCAGGTTATTGACCAATAACTTCATGGATTTCTTCAATAGAGGTAGCTTATTAGGCGAATCCATCGAACCGGAAACGTCCAACAAGAAAACTAAGTTGCTGGGGGGTGCTTTACCAAGATCAAGCTTCTTGCCCTGAAGGCCAATATGCACCAGATTACGCTTTTGATTCCAAGGGCAAACGCTCATTTCGGAATAAACGGTAAAGGGATGATTGTTCTCTGGCATTGGATAGTCGTAAGCAAAATAGTTTACCAATTCTTCTATCCTCACACTGCTTGGCTCCGGTAGATATCCTTGCCTGATGATACGACGGATGTTGCTGTAATTAGCCGTATCCACATCGATGGAGAAAGTGGATAGAGGTTCTGATAGAGGACTATGGAATATGTTGGGTTCAATTGCTTCATATTGTTCTGTGTTGAAATTTTGCGCTTGTAAATGGATCGTGGGGATTACACGATTCGCATATGAATTCATATCAGATACTGCGGATTCACTCAAACTGCTAGTATTAATCGATTTGGAAGATCCTGCCATATCGCGTTGTATTTCTACAGGCTGCGTGTAAATTCCTCCTGGCTGCATTATGGGGAAAAGAGATGCTGTTTGATGCTCGCATATATGTACATTTTCAGCAGTATATTTCATAAAACCTATCAGTGAGCAAGTTACAGTATAGGTGGAATCAGCAGGTATGTTGATAATCGTCGCCATACCTTTTTCATTGGTTTGAGCACCTGTGATTCTCGCACCATCTTTCAAGATACTCACATTTACAAATTGTAAGGGATTTCCATGAGAATCTCGCACTCGAAGGGCAAGCCTTCCAATCCCACTCTTATTAAGAGTATCAGATTGTGCAGTGCCATAAGGTATTGCTGTGAGGACGGGATTCAGTTTCACAGTTTTTCCGGCTTCTACGAGAATATCCTCAGAAGTATAAGGTTCATAAAAAGCAGCCGATATCTGGATTTTGTATCTCCCGGGTTTAAGATTCTGTAGGCTAAAACTGCCATTCTTGTCCGACACAGTGCTCGAAAATTCTCGTTCATCAAAAATGCATTTTACCTCCAGACCACTCAATCGGCTATTGTCTGGGTTAATAATAGTGCTACTTACATTACGCCGTACCTTTGCCCAGTATATTGCATTACTATCGTTAGTATCGGTAATGGTGCCACTTATACTACCGGTTGGTGGTCTTTTTGCCGCAGCTACTACCAGTATCAGCAGTATCATTAAAATAATCAGGTGCGTTGCTTTCATGATTCCTCCTTAAGATATGCGAATACAACTAAACAAACAGTTTGCAAAATAAAGTCAAGCAAAATCTGTGCAATGCAAAAATATGGATTTGTAACAAGATAAGAAAACTTTTTCTATTTTGGAGATAAGCGAACTGTGTTTGCCTTT
This genomic window contains:
- a CDS encoding von Willebrand factor type A domain-containing protein, whose product is MKLNPVLTAIPYGTAQSDTLNKSGIGRLALRVRDSHGNPLQFVNVSILKDGARITGAQTNEKGMATIINIPADSTYTVTCSLIGFMKYTAENVHICEHQTASLFPIMQPGGIYTQPVEIQRDMAGSSKSINTSSLSESAVSDMNSYANRVIPTIHLQAQNFNTEQYEAIEPNIFHSPLSEPLSTFSIDVDTANYSNIRRIIRQGYLPEPSSVRIEELVNYFAYDYPMPENNHPFTVYSEMSVCPWNQKRNLVHIGLQGKKLDLGKAPPSNLVFLLDVSGSMDSPNKLPLLKKSMKLLVNNLRGNDKVAIVVYAGAAGEVLPSTSGNNKKAIFDALDTLHAGGSTAGGAGIQLAYKIAKENLIPNGNNRIILCTDGDFNVGASSRAHLSDLIESNRNEGVFLTVLGYGMGNYKDNTLELLADKGNGNYAYIDDIKEAKKFLVNEMVSTLYTIAKDVKLQIEFNPAHVKAYRLIGYENRLLNKEDFKDDTKDAGELGAGHNVTAVYEIIPMNSNETIPELDELKYQDVKISSEAQRSPEIMTIKLRYKLPDGDVSIPFDLPVKNEIIPLENASESFKFSSAVIGYGMMLQNSEYKESLTWQMVKDLASASIGKDTEGYRAEFLILVDSASKLWEVNNREENRDFNKGN